In the genome of Vicia villosa cultivar HV-30 ecotype Madison, WI linkage group LG7, Vvil1.0, whole genome shotgun sequence, one region contains:
- the LOC131617435 gene encoding cation/H(+) antiporter 15-like, which yields MTDSTVNSTINRVSTSGRVWFCEEVSKNPRSRGIFFSDNPFSYTLPVLFIQTSLVSSLTAVLQFFLEPIGETKFFPQLLAGMMLGPSVIGQSAFLQKWLFPPKTFYISETIAFFGGMMFIFLVGVKIDLSIVVRSGKKAWAIGILSFIFPLLFSSVIFIFARETLPPNHPLSKSLVSITFILSSGSFHVTAIHLADLKLSNSEMGRLAISSSMVSGTISLLLVTMVVTHKNKISFEDKTFILMVMSLVVMVTFILCILRPIMFWMIRQTPEGRQMKESYIISVFLMLISCALFSEVIGQHVLILPIVLGIAVPEGPPLGSALADRLDTLVSSIFLPLYFLYSGSRFNVFLIDGHTFVIVQLLAIVSFIGKVVGTILPSIYWKMPMTDVLALGLLMSAPGITHLLYLQTGLNITMVDEQSYGNALIAVLWLTGVTTPFVKLLYDPSKRYISLNRRRTIQQSTQDIELHLMACIHNQETTPSIINLLEMSNPSLENPICIYVQHLIQLRGRSTPVFIDHQPTGKKNPSQKNYSQHMINAFRSYEKQKSNHVVVKLYTSISPYETLHDEICMQVAEKRVCLLIVPFHRQWKSNGIAGSGHPIRALNRQLLRTAPCSVGILIERGTLNIRNPLTNVAFYSVGIVFIDGNDDREALAYAMRMANNPIVRVTLIRLMERRKKNKNLINKDPDGDLIHRFKVDCIQIKRHDYKEEVVRDSVEMINVLRSLDGCFDLILVGRRHASESSLFCGLTDWNEYPELGPIGDMLVSSDSTFDGSVLVIQQQKRSGNGYHDLHLDSGILPKQDNSNNMESPHIKKVWPIV from the exons ATGACTGATAGTACCGTAAACTCGACCATTAACCGCGTTTCAACATCGGGAAGAGTATGGTTTTGTGAAGAGGTGTCTAAGAATCCAAGATCAAGAGGGATTTTCTTTTCGGATAATCCATTTAGTTACACATTACCGGTTCTCTTTATACAAACCTCTTTAGTTTCTAGTTTGACTGCTGTTTTACAATTCTTCCTTGAACCTATTGGAGAGACCAAATTCTTTCCACAACTGCTG GCTGGCATGATGCTAGGACCATCAGTTATAGGACAAAGCGCCTTCCTACAAAAGTGGTTATTCCCACCAAAAACATTCTACATAAGTGAGACAATTGCTTTTTTTGGAGGCATGATGTTTATATTCTTAGTTGGAGTAAAAATTGATCTAAGTATTGTTGTAAGATCAGGGAAAAAAGCTTGGGCAATTGGAATTTTGTCATTTATCTTTCCACTATTATTCAGttcagttatttttatttttgcaagagAAACATTACCTCCTAATCATCCTCTCTCCAAGTCCTTAGTTTCCATCACATTCATCTTATCAAGTGGTTCATTCCATGTTACTGCAATCCACTTAGCAGATTTAAAACTATCAAACTCCGAAATGGGACGATTAGCGATATCTTCGTCCATGGTCAGTGGAACCATTTCTTTATTGTTGGTCACCATGGTGGTAACCcacaaaaataaaatttcctTCGAAGATAAGACTTTTATCTTGATGGTAATGAGTTTGGTCGTTATGGTTACTTTCATACTATGCATTTTACGTCCCATAATGTTTTGGATGATAAGACAAACACCTGAAGGGAGACAAATGAAAGAATCATATATAATATCAGTGTTTTTGATGTTAATCAGTTGCGCACTTTTTAGTGAAGTTATTGGACAACATGTTCTAATTTTACCAATCGTTCTAGGCATAGCTGTACCTGAAGGTCCCCCATTAGGATCAGCATTGGCAGATAGATTGGATACATTAGTTTCATCGATTTTTTTGCCGTTGTATTTTCTTTATAGTGGTTCTAGATTCAATGTTTTTCTGATTGATGGTCATACCTTTGTGATTGTTCAACTTCTTGCTATTGTTTCTTTCATTGGGAAGGTGGTAGGAACTATATTGCCTTCAATTTATTGGAAGATGCCAATGACAGATGTTTTAGCTTTAGGACTACTTATGAGTGCTCCAGGCATCACACATTTACTTTACTTGCAAACTGGTCTAAATATTACG ATGGTAGATGAACAATCGTATGGTAATGCATTGATAGCAGTACTATGGTTAACAGGAGTCACCACTCCCTTTGTGAAATTATTATATGATCCATCAAAGAGGTACATATCTTTAAATAGAAGAAGAACCATTCAACAATCAACTCAAGATATTGAACTGCATCTCATGGCGTGTATACATAATCAAGAAACCACACCTTCTATAATCAATCTTCTTGAAATGTCAAACCCTTCATTGGAAAATCCTATTTGTATCTATGTTCAACATCTTATTCAACTAAGAGGAAGATCAACCCCGGTTTTCATAGATCATCAACCAACTGGCAAGAAGAATCCTTCGCAAAAGAATTACTCACAGCACATGATAAACGCATTTCGATCCTATGAGAAACAAAAATCAAACCATGTTGTTGTGAAACTCTACACGTCGATTTCGCCTTACGAGACATTGCATGATGAAATATGTATGCAGGTTGCTGAAAAGAGAGTTTGTTTGTTGATTGTGCCTTTTCATAGACAATGGAAATCAAATGGGATAGCAGGATCCGGACACCCGATTAGGGCGTTGAATCGCCAGCTTCTCAGGACAGCACCTTGTTCTGTTGGGATTCTAATTGAACGCGGTACTTTGAATATAAGAAATCCTCTAACAAATGTCGCATTTTATAGTGTTGGAATAGTCTTTATAGATGGTAACGACGACCGTGAAGCCTTAGCCTATGCAATGCGGATGGCTAACAACCCGATTGTAAGAGTCACACTGATTCGACTAATGGAGCGTCGAAAGAAAAATAAGAACTTAATCAACAAGGATCCAGACGGAGATTTGATTCATAGGTTTAAAGTAGATTGCATCCAAATTAAACGACACGATTATAAAGAGGAAGTAGTAAGAGATAGTGTTGAAATGATAAACGTTCTAAGGTCACTTGAtggttgttttgatttgattttggttgGTAGAAGACATGCAAGTGAATCAAGTTTGTTTTGTGGATTAACTGATTGGAATGAGTATCCTGAACTTGGACCTATTGGTGACATGTTAGTTTCTTCAGATTCTACTTTTGATGGTTCTGTTTTGGTTATTCAACAACAAAAGAGATCAGGGAATGGTTATCATGATTTGCATTTAGATTCTGGTATTTTACCAAAGCAAGACAATTCAAACAATATGGAAAGTCCTCATATTAAAAAGGTGTGGCCAATTGTTTAA